One window of Xanthomonas sp. 10-10 genomic DNA carries:
- a CDS encoding family 20 glycosylhydrolase, which produces MPSAGALPSRLLALSLVALMLAGCGKREAGTAPAVARAGATAAAPSADAPFPLIPAPVEATPAAGRFTIDTGTVISIEAGDADARRSAEYLAGLLKRTRGLTLEVRAEATPSPASIRLERDAQATVPQKEGYSLDVTAKGTRIAARDGAGLFYGAISAWQLMTPDARKGAVTVPGVSIRDWPRFGWRGQHLDVARHFHDVDTVKHVLDAMAVHKLNVLHWHLTDDQGWRIEIKRYPKLTEVGAWRTPPGAGRHGTPERSGGFYTQEQISEIVAYAARLHITVLPELDMPGHAQAAVAAYPEEVGVPGVRTQVGVDWGVNPYLFNTSERSLSFITTVLDEVLTLFPSTYIHIGGDEAVKDQWEASPAVRAQMRKLGVKDAHAMQGWFNEQLATYLTKHGRRMIGWDEILEGGVPQSASVMSWRGVEGAVTAAKQGHDVVLAPGDWLYLDNLQTTRSDEPNGRLTVLPLSKVYAFNPVPAELSAEQARHVLGAQGALWSEYIPSRWHVDHALFPRLSAVAEMTWSPQAARNWDSFLTRMPAQLQRYKALGIDYSDGAFAADIALEDGPNPVLAGGPAKVTLGTQTGAGTLHYTVDGSDPTPASPRYEAPLTISLPTTVKATAFTADGIPLAAARSRTFDRASLLRVDTQGLRDCVAQGALGLRLPLLPEMTGAATPVYNVDLFHACRLYPQARLDGVGAIRIEAARLPNNFGLAHEQSKVVQYPAKTRGGELEVRQGCDGELIASVQLPRSDTLGEQFTLETPLPARTGIHDLCLRFTAPIRGPLYAIGAVQLIETTAQAPPAATR; this is translated from the coding sequence ATGCCGTCAGCAGGCGCGCTGCCGTCGCGCCTGCTTGCGTTGTCGCTGGTCGCGCTGATGCTGGCCGGCTGCGGTAAACGCGAAGCCGGCACTGCACCGGCTGTGGCACGTGCAGGCGCCACAGCGGCCGCACCATCGGCCGATGCACCATTCCCCCTGATTCCAGCACCGGTCGAGGCGACGCCTGCGGCCGGTCGTTTCACCATCGACACCGGCACCGTGATTTCGATAGAAGCAGGCGACGCCGATGCGCGGCGCAGTGCCGAGTATCTGGCCGGCCTGCTCAAACGCACCCGCGGGCTGACGTTGGAAGTGCGTGCCGAGGCCACCCCTTCTCCGGCCAGCATCCGCCTGGAACGCGACGCGCAGGCAACGGTGCCGCAGAAGGAAGGCTACAGCCTGGACGTCACTGCCAAAGGCACCCGCATCGCTGCGCGCGATGGTGCCGGGCTGTTCTATGGCGCAATCAGCGCCTGGCAATTGATGACCCCCGATGCGCGCAAGGGTGCCGTGACCGTGCCCGGTGTGAGCATCCGCGACTGGCCGCGCTTTGGCTGGCGTGGTCAGCATCTGGACGTGGCCCGCCATTTCCACGACGTGGACACCGTCAAGCATGTGCTGGACGCGATGGCCGTGCACAAGCTCAATGTGCTGCACTGGCATCTGACCGACGACCAGGGCTGGCGCATCGAAATCAAGCGTTACCCCAAACTTACCGAGGTCGGTGCCTGGCGCACACCGCCGGGTGCCGGCAGACACGGCACGCCGGAGCGCTCCGGTGGTTTTTATACGCAGGAGCAGATCAGCGAAATCGTCGCGTATGCGGCGCGCCTGCACATTACCGTGTTGCCCGAGCTGGACATGCCCGGCCATGCGCAGGCAGCCGTTGCCGCCTACCCCGAAGAGGTGGGCGTGCCTGGCGTGCGCACCCAGGTGGGCGTGGACTGGGGCGTCAACCCGTACCTGTTCAACACCAGCGAGCGCAGCCTGAGCTTCATCACCACTGTGCTGGACGAGGTGCTGACCTTGTTCCCGTCGACCTACATCCACATCGGTGGCGATGAGGCAGTCAAGGATCAATGGGAAGCCTCGCCAGCGGTGCGCGCGCAGATGCGCAAGCTCGGGGTCAAGGACGCGCACGCGATGCAGGGCTGGTTCAACGAACAGCTTGCGACCTACCTCACCAAGCACGGCCGGCGCATGATCGGCTGGGATGAAATTCTGGAAGGCGGCGTGCCGCAGAGTGCGTCGGTGATGTCGTGGCGCGGCGTCGAGGGTGCGGTCACTGCGGCCAAGCAAGGCCACGATGTGGTGCTTGCGCCGGGCGACTGGCTGTATCTGGACAACCTGCAGACCACCCGCAGCGACGAACCCAACGGTCGCCTGACGGTGTTGCCGTTGTCGAAGGTCTACGCGTTCAACCCGGTGCCTGCCGAGCTCAGCGCCGAACAGGCCAGGCACGTACTGGGCGCACAAGGTGCGTTGTGGTCCGAATACATCCCCTCGCGCTGGCATGTGGATCACGCGCTGTTCCCGCGCCTGTCGGCAGTGGCGGAAATGACCTGGTCACCGCAGGCGGCACGCAACTGGGACAGTTTTCTGACACGCATGCCGGCACAGCTGCAGCGCTACAAGGCACTGGGCATCGATTACAGCGACGGCGCCTTCGCCGCCGATATCGCCCTGGAAGACGGCCCCAACCCGGTGCTTGCCGGCGGCCCGGCCAAGGTGACGTTGGGCACGCAGACCGGCGCAGGCACACTGCATTACACCGTCGACGGCAGCGACCCCACCCCGGCATCGCCGCGCTATGAGGCGCCGTTGACGATCAGCCTGCCGACCACGGTCAAGGCCACCGCGTTCACCGCCGATGGCATACCGCTGGCCGCAGCGCGCAGCCGCACCTTCGACCGCGCCTCGCTGTTGCGCGTGGACACGCAAGGCCTGCGCGATTGCGTGGCACAGGGCGCGCTCGGCCTGCGCCTGCCATTGCTGCCGGAAATGACCGGCGCCGCGACGCCGGTCTACAACGTCGATCTGTTCCATGCCTGCCGGCTGTATCCGCAGGCACGACTGGATGGCGTCGGCGCGATCCGGATCGAGGCCGCGCGCCTGCCCAACAACTTCGGTCTGGCGCACGAGCAATCCAAGGTGGTGCAGTACCCGGCCAAGACCCGCGGCGGCGAGCTGGAAGTACGCCAGGGCTGCGACGGCGAACTGATCGCCAGCGTGCAACTCCCCAGGAGCGACACCCTGGGCGAACAGTTCACCCTGGAAACCCCGCTGCCTGCACGCACCGGCATCCATGATCTCTGCCTGCGCTTCACCGCGCCGATTCGCGGCCCGTTGTATGCCATCGGCGCCGTCCAACTGATTGAAACCACCGCGCAGGCGCCCCCCGCCGCCACGCGCTGA
- a CDS encoding glycoside hydrolase family 3 C-terminal domain-containing protein → MSSVFVTRLALALSLSLGLPCIALAAPADRSGTPEQRAAALVAQMSREEKVAQAMNDAPAIPRLGIPAYEWWSEGLHGIARNGYATVFPQAIGLAASWNTALMQQVGTVVSTEARAKFNLAGAPGKDHKRYAGLTIWSPNINIFRDPRWGRGMETYGEDPFLTGQLAVGFIRGLQGDDLDHPRTIATPKHIAVHSGPEPGRHGFDVDVSPRDVEATYTPAFRSALVEGQAWSVMCAYNSLHGTPACAADWLLNGRVRGDWGFKGFVVSDCDAVDDMTQFHYFRPDNAGSSAAALKAGHDLNCGHAYRDLGTAIERGEVDEALLDQSLVRLFAARYRLGELAAPRKDPYARLGAKDIDNNANRALALQAAAESIVLLKNNADTLPLKAGIKLAVIGPNADALAALEANYQGTSSAPITPLLGLRQHFGAQQVRYAQGAPLAAGVPGMIPETALRSDGKPGLRGEYFDNVDMTGSPAVVRQDRTVSFNWDQVSPAKGVPADRYAVRWSGELLPPGAGDYTLAVRVARCFDCTGHDPVRLYIDDKLVVAGNAEDKHVPAGMHNADGRSVETVLHFDDTRPRKIRLEMEHRGQDQGLRLEWLAPAAAQLAEAEQAVAQSDAVVAFVGLSPDVEGEELRIDVPGFDGGDRNDIALPAPQQALLERAKASGKPLVVVLMSGSAVALNWAKANADAIVAAWYPGQSGGTAIARALAGEDNPGGRLPVTFYRSTKDLPPYVSYDMKGRTYRYFKGEPLFPFGYGLSYTSFAYDAPRLSTTTLQAGSTLQVTTTVRNTGSRAGDEVAQVYLQYPDRPQSPLRSLVGFQRVHLKPGEQRTLNFTLDARALSDVDRTGQRAVEAGDYTLFVGGGQPGTGAVGAAAAFSISGRSPLPK, encoded by the coding sequence ATGTCATCCGTGTTTGTCACGCGTCTTGCCCTGGCTCTGAGCCTGAGCCTTGGCCTGCCCTGTATCGCCCTCGCCGCACCTGCCGACCGCAGCGGCACACCCGAACAGCGCGCCGCCGCGTTGGTGGCGCAGATGAGCCGCGAGGAAAAGGTCGCCCAGGCGATGAACGATGCGCCGGCGATTCCGCGCCTGGGCATCCCCGCCTACGAATGGTGGAGCGAAGGCCTGCACGGCATCGCACGCAATGGCTACGCCACGGTGTTTCCGCAGGCGATCGGCCTGGCCGCCAGCTGGAATACGGCGCTGATGCAGCAGGTGGGCACGGTGGTCTCCACCGAGGCGCGCGCCAAGTTCAATCTGGCCGGCGCCCCCGGCAAGGACCACAAACGCTACGCGGGCCTGACCATCTGGTCACCCAACATCAACATCTTCCGCGATCCGCGCTGGGGCCGTGGCATGGAAACCTACGGCGAGGATCCCTTCCTCACCGGGCAATTGGCAGTGGGCTTCATTCGCGGCCTGCAGGGCGACGATCTCGATCACCCGCGCACTATCGCCACGCCCAAGCACATCGCCGTGCACAGCGGCCCGGAACCGGGCCGGCACGGTTTCGATGTGGATGTGTCGCCACGCGATGTGGAAGCGACCTATACGCCGGCCTTCCGCTCGGCGCTGGTCGAGGGACAGGCCTGGTCGGTGATGTGCGCGTACAACTCGCTGCATGGCACACCGGCCTGCGCGGCCGACTGGTTGCTCAATGGCCGCGTACGTGGCGACTGGGGCTTCAAGGGCTTTGTGGTGTCCGACTGCGATGCGGTGGACGACATGACCCAGTTCCACTACTTCCGCCCGGACAATGCCGGCTCGTCGGCCGCCGCACTCAAGGCCGGTCACGATCTCAATTGCGGGCATGCCTATCGCGACCTCGGCACAGCGATCGAACGCGGCGAAGTGGACGAAGCCTTGCTCGACCAATCGCTGGTACGCCTGTTTGCCGCGCGCTATCGGTTGGGCGAACTCGCAGCACCGCGCAAGGACCCGTATGCGCGCCTGGGCGCCAAGGACATCGACAACAACGCCAACCGCGCACTCGCGTTGCAGGCCGCTGCCGAATCGATCGTGCTGCTGAAGAACAACGCCGATACCCTGCCGTTGAAAGCCGGCATCAAGCTGGCGGTGATCGGCCCCAATGCCGATGCCCTGGCCGCACTGGAAGCCAACTATCAGGGCACCTCCTCCGCACCGATCACCCCGCTGCTCGGCCTGCGCCAGCACTTCGGTGCGCAGCAGGTGCGCTACGCGCAAGGCGCGCCGCTGGCCGCCGGCGTGCCGGGCATGATTCCGGAAACCGCCCTGCGCAGCGACGGCAAGCCGGGATTGCGTGGCGAATATTTCGACAATGTCGACATGACCGGCAGCCCGGCGGTGGTACGCCAGGACCGCACCGTCAGCTTCAACTGGGATCAGGTCAGCCCGGCCAAGGGCGTACCGGCCGATCGCTACGCAGTGCGCTGGAGCGGCGAACTGCTGCCGCCAGGCGCGGGCGATTACACGTTGGCGGTGCGCGTGGCGCGCTGCTTCGACTGCACCGGGCATGACCCGGTGCGGCTGTATATCGACGACAAGCTGGTGGTTGCCGGCAATGCCGAAGACAAGCACGTGCCGGCCGGCATGCACAACGCCGATGGCCGCAGTGTGGAAACCGTGCTGCATTTCGACGACACCCGCCCGCGCAAGATCCGCCTGGAAATGGAACATCGCGGCCAGGACCAGGGCCTGCGCCTGGAATGGCTGGCCCCGGCCGCCGCACAACTGGCCGAAGCCGAACAGGCAGTGGCGCAGTCCGATGCGGTGGTGGCCTTCGTCGGCCTGTCGCCGGATGTGGAAGGCGAGGAACTGCGCATCGACGTGCCCGGCTTCGATGGCGGCGACCGCAACGACATCGCCCTGCCCGCCCCGCAACAAGCCCTGCTGGAACGCGCCAAGGCCTCCGGCAAGCCGCTGGTGGTGGTGTTGATGAGCGGCAGCGCGGTGGCGTTGAACTGGGCCAAGGCCAACGCCGACGCCATCGTGGCGGCGTGGTATCCGGGCCAGTCCGGCGGCACCGCGATCGCGCGCGCACTGGCGGGCGAGGACAACCCCGGCGGGCGTCTGCCGGTCACGTTCTACCGCTCCACCAAGGACCTGCCCCCGTATGTCAGCTACGACATGAAGGGCCGTACCTATCGCTACTTCAAGGGCGAACCGCTGTTCCCGTTCGGCTATGGGCTGAGCTACACCAGCTTCGCCTACGACGCACCGCGCCTGTCCACCACCACGCTGCAAGCCGGCAGCACGCTGCAGGTGACCACCACGGTGCGCAACACCGGCAGCCGCGCCGGTGATGAAGTGGCGCAGGTGTATCTGCAGTACCCGGACCGGCCGCAATCCCCCTTGCGCAGCCTGGTCGGCTTCCAGCGTGTGCATCTGAAACCGGGCGAACAGCGCACGCTAAACTTCACCCTGGATGCGCGCGCCCTGAGCGATGTGGACCGTACCGGACAGCGCGCGGTGGAAGCGGGCGACTACACGCTGTTTGTCGGCGGTGGTCAGCCGGGAACCGGAGCGGTTGGTGCAGCGGCAGCGTTTTCGATTTCGGGACGTTCGCCGTTGCCGAAGTAA
- a CDS encoding alpha-L-fucosidase: MTTDSRVFAAPSRRHAGAVPRTRMLALGLLLALPAATLSAQSPTAPTATTLSPEQIDQQWLDATAKYAPERDRLVREAEAGARKGPFRPDWAALKAYQSPAWYDNAKFGIFIHWGVFSVPAFGSEWYSRNMYLQGSKEFAHHVATYGPQASSGYKDLIPKFTAPKFDPNGWAKLFRDSGARYVVPVAEHHDGFALYDSKLSDWTAMKMGPRRDLLGELSTAIRAQGLHFGLSSHRAEHNWFFDGGRKFDSDVNDPRYAALYGPAQVRLPGKDDADVANDWTPVSQAWLDDWLARTTELIDTYQPDLIYFDWWIAHPTFRRSLPTMLAYYYNQGAARTEADRGVVVNYKLGAFPEGAGTLDIERGQLTGIHPTHWQTDTSVSNASWGYIENDTYKSPTFIIHMLADVVAKNGNLMLNIGPRADGSIPDTERGILLAIGKWLKTNGGAIYDSKPWRVYGEGPTEVVGGTFQDVKTKPYTAEDFRFTTRDGALYAIELGWPTDGEAVIRSLNAADGVRGVTLLANGKKIPFEQRADGLHLRLPVKPVGESAYVFRIDLSSPTP, encoded by the coding sequence ATGACGACCGATAGCCGCGTGTTTGCGGCTCCATCCCGCCGCCACGCCGGAGCTGTACCCAGAACGCGAATGCTCGCGCTCGGTCTGCTGCTCGCGTTGCCTGCCGCCACGCTCAGCGCGCAATCGCCCACCGCGCCGACCGCCACCACGCTCAGCCCGGAACAGATCGACCAGCAGTGGCTCGATGCCACCGCCAAGTACGCGCCAGAACGCGATCGCCTAGTGCGCGAAGCCGAAGCCGGCGCACGCAAGGGCCCGTTTCGCCCCGATTGGGCCGCGCTGAAGGCATATCAATCGCCGGCGTGGTACGACAACGCCAAGTTCGGCATCTTCATCCATTGGGGCGTGTTCTCGGTGCCGGCGTTCGGCAGCGAGTGGTATTCGCGCAACATGTATCTGCAAGGCTCCAAGGAGTTCGCCCATCACGTGGCCACCTATGGCCCACAGGCGAGCTCCGGCTACAAGGACCTGATTCCCAAGTTCACCGCGCCCAAGTTCGATCCGAATGGCTGGGCCAAGCTGTTCCGCGACTCCGGCGCGCGTTACGTGGTGCCGGTGGCCGAACACCACGACGGCTTTGCGCTGTACGACTCCAAGCTGTCCGACTGGACCGCGATGAAGATGGGACCCAGGCGCGATCTGCTGGGCGAGTTGTCCACCGCCATCCGCGCACAAGGCCTGCACTTCGGCCTGTCCTCGCACCGCGCCGAACACAACTGGTTCTTCGACGGCGGGCGTAAATTCGATTCGGACGTCAACGACCCGCGCTATGCGGCGCTGTACGGCCCGGCGCAAGTGCGCCTGCCGGGCAAGGACGATGCCGACGTAGCCAACGACTGGACGCCGGTGTCGCAGGCCTGGCTGGACGACTGGCTGGCACGCACCACCGAGTTGATCGACACCTATCAACCGGACCTGATCTATTTCGACTGGTGGATCGCCCACCCCACGTTCCGTCGCAGCCTGCCGACCATGCTGGCGTACTACTACAACCAGGGCGCGGCGCGCACCGAAGCCGATCGCGGCGTGGTGGTGAACTACAAGCTCGGTGCGTTTCCGGAAGGGGCCGGCACGCTGGATATCGAACGCGGCCAGCTCACCGGCATCCATCCCACGCATTGGCAGACCGATACCTCGGTGAGCAATGCCTCGTGGGGGTACATCGAAAACGACACCTACAAGTCGCCGACCTTCATCATCCACATGCTGGCCGACGTGGTGGCCAAGAACGGCAACCTGATGCTCAACATCGGCCCGCGGGCGGATGGCTCGATCCCGGATACCGAACGCGGCATCCTGCTGGCGATCGGCAAGTGGCTCAAGACAAACGGCGGCGCGATCTACGACAGCAAGCCCTGGCGCGTGTATGGCGAAGGCCCGACCGAAGTGGTGGGCGGCACCTTCCAGGACGTCAAGACCAAGCCGTATACGGCCGAAGATTTTCGCTTCACCACCCGCGATGGCGCGCTGTATGCGATCGAGCTCGGCTGGCCGACCGATGGCGAGGCGGTGATCCGCTCGCTCAACGCCGCCGATGGCGTGCGCGGCGTGACCCTGCTGGCAAACGGCAAGAAGATCCCGTTCGAACAACGCGCCGATGGCCTGCATCTGCGCCTTCCCGTAAAGCCGGTTGGCGAGAGCGCGTATGTGTTCCGCATCGACCTTTCTTCCCCCACTCCCTGA
- a CDS encoding glycosyl hydrolase family 18 protein codes for MLSFMSKRLTWMLLALALTCAPALALAKSPTALFYLMNTQKSTNSFIANVDKIDVVVPTWYGVDQNGLVNGTPNMYLYDIARQKNLRVMPILSMTTGRDGFHKLMHDEAAKKRMIESLLIHGKQHKYYGFQFDFENIAWTDRDAYTLMVKQTADALHKAGFKMSVAVVPNAPGHAEGGQFSKWMWEYWRGAYDLKALGQAADLISIMTYDQHTRWTTPGPVDGMVWMKKHLDYAITQVPKEKLSLGIATYGYRWYTGNPVKEDGTEASNISATYIDADESFPLAIEQNATVQWDPVEQESWFYFYRDDMREWVFRPDARSFKARYDMAKQYGLEGFSCWVLGAEDPKVWDELPVAQR; via the coding sequence ATGTTGTCTTTCATGAGTAAGCGATTGACCTGGATGTTGCTTGCGCTGGCACTGACCTGCGCCCCGGCCCTGGCCCTGGCCAAGAGCCCCACGGCGTTGTTCTATCTGATGAACACGCAGAAATCGACCAACTCGTTCATTGCCAACGTCGACAAGATCGATGTGGTGGTGCCCACCTGGTACGGCGTCGACCAGAACGGCCTGGTCAACGGCACGCCCAATATGTACCTGTACGACATCGCCAGGCAGAAGAACCTGCGGGTGATGCCGATCCTGTCGATGACCACCGGCCGCGACGGCTTCCACAAGCTGATGCACGACGAAGCGGCCAAGAAGCGCATGATCGAATCGCTGCTGATCCACGGCAAGCAGCACAAGTACTACGGCTTCCAGTTCGATTTCGAGAACATCGCCTGGACCGATCGCGATGCCTACACCTTGATGGTCAAGCAGACCGCCGACGCCTTGCACAAGGCCGGCTTCAAGATGTCGGTGGCGGTGGTGCCCAACGCCCCGGGTCACGCCGAAGGCGGCCAGTTCTCCAAGTGGATGTGGGAATACTGGCGCGGTGCGTACGACCTGAAGGCGCTGGGCCAGGCTGCGGATCTGATCAGCATCATGACCTACGACCAGCACACCCGCTGGACCACCCCCGGCCCGGTGGATGGCATGGTGTGGATGAAGAAGCACCTGGATTACGCGATCACCCAGGTACCTAAGGAAAAACTCTCGCTCGGCATCGCCACCTACGGCTACCGCTGGTACACCGGCAACCCGGTCAAGGAAGACGGCACCGAAGCGTCGAACATCTCCGCAACCTACATCGATGCCGACGAATCCTTCCCGCTGGCGATCGAACAGAACGCCACCGTGCAGTGGGATCCGGTGGAGCAGGAATCGTGGTTCTACTTCTACCGCGACGACATGCGCGAGTGGGTGTTCCGCCCGGACGCACGCAGCTTCAAGGCACGCTACGACATGGCCAAGCAATACGGCCTGGAAGGGTTCAGCTGCTGGGTGCTGGGTGCGGAAGATCCGAAGGTGTGGGACGAATTGCCGGTCGCGCAGCGCTGA
- a CDS encoding glycoside hydrolase family 2 protein: MPLPHRTAPALSPLTPARLGLALTFALSQAWAAPPTAVNLDSGWQVRLVPGQEQAKTYPKAASWMPAQVPGVVQTDLIAAKVVPDPFLRDNEGKIQWAGLSDWQYQTRFNVDAATLKREHVELVFDGLDTLAEVTLNGKPLLSADNMFRQWRVDAKPLLKRGDNVLEIKFLSPIKKIQPWLAKQPYALPGAYDSAFGDEPDGRHSSTYVRKAPYSYGWDWGPRMVNAGIWKDVRVEAWDALRVDGLHIAQQRVDADAAQLQAQLELQAGRSGPVQVTLDVLGPDGQKIGQFTQDAVVDPGKNRIDLAVRIAKPKRWFPAGYGAQDRYTFVASVRDADGDSQQIKRVTGLRSVELRREKDTWGKSMEIVINGIPIFAKGANLIPLDAFPSRVSQERMRSTLQDARDANMNMLRMWGGGHYQDDHFYEVADELGIMIWQDFMFGGAVPPYDVEFRENTRQEAIEQVKRLRDHPSIVLWCGNNEVQTGWENWGDRVKFKQSLDPEERTRVERGMTTLFGTVFREVVATYDSDVPYWATSPGTDFDGGADQTNDGDMHYWKVWGGPALPVTEYLNVTPRFMSEYGLQSFPDMRTVRVFADAADMDPESPVMRAHQKFDKGNGNKRLMLYIRREFGEPKDFESFVYLSQLMQAEGINLAASHLRASRPQSMGSLYWQLNDVWPGASWSSVDYYGRWKALQYHARRFYAPELITALRNDKGQTEVSLISDRTTALNARWRMRVMSMDGKVLSKREQKTTVKPLSSLQVGNFSDAQLLGKADPKRSYAVFELLEGDTLLSREVVFFAPAKQLALPTAKVDSQWRADGDGYALTLTSNTLAREVWLSFGDLEVKVADNAFDLLPGEPLTLHVSSKLPMTQVQSALQVRDLASTLAGAPPEPPEAAAAK; this comes from the coding sequence ATGCCCCTGCCGCACCGCACTGCCCCCGCACTGTCACCGCTCACACCCGCCCGTCTCGGGCTTGCCCTGACCTTTGCACTTTCGCAGGCCTGGGCGGCACCGCCTACGGCAGTGAACCTGGACAGCGGCTGGCAGGTGCGTCTGGTGCCGGGGCAGGAACAGGCCAAGACCTATCCCAAGGCCGCCAGCTGGATGCCGGCGCAGGTGCCGGGCGTGGTGCAGACCGACCTGATCGCCGCCAAGGTGGTGCCCGACCCGTTCCTGCGCGACAACGAGGGCAAGATCCAGTGGGCCGGCTTGAGCGACTGGCAGTACCAGACCCGCTTCAACGTGGATGCGGCCACGCTCAAGCGCGAGCACGTGGAGCTGGTGTTCGATGGCCTGGACACACTGGCCGAGGTCACCCTCAACGGCAAGCCGCTGCTGAGTGCCGACAACATGTTCCGGCAGTGGCGGGTGGACGCCAAACCGCTGCTCAAGCGCGGCGACAATGTGCTGGAAATCAAGTTCCTTTCGCCGATCAAGAAGATCCAGCCGTGGCTGGCCAAGCAGCCGTATGCGCTGCCGGGCGCCTACGATTCGGCGTTCGGCGATGAGCCCGATGGCCGCCACAGCTCCACCTACGTGCGCAAGGCGCCGTATAGCTACGGCTGGGACTGGGGCCCGCGCATGGTCAATGCCGGCATCTGGAAGGATGTGCGCGTGGAAGCCTGGGATGCGCTGCGCGTGGACGGCCTGCATATCGCCCAGCAACGCGTCGACGCGGATGCTGCGCAATTGCAGGCGCAGCTGGAACTGCAGGCCGGCCGCAGCGGGCCGGTGCAGGTGACCCTGGATGTGCTGGGCCCGGATGGGCAAAAAATCGGCCAGTTCACCCAGGACGCGGTGGTCGACCCGGGCAAGAACCGCATCGACCTGGCGGTACGCATCGCCAAGCCCAAACGCTGGTTCCCGGCCGGCTACGGCGCGCAGGACCGCTACACCTTCGTGGCCAGCGTACGCGACGCCGATGGCGACAGCCAGCAGATCAAGCGCGTCACCGGCCTGCGTTCGGTGGAGCTGCGCCGCGAAAAGGACACCTGGGGCAAGAGCATGGAGATCGTGATCAACGGCATCCCGATCTTCGCCAAGGGCGCCAACCTGATTCCGCTGGATGCGTTCCCCTCGCGAGTCAGCCAGGAGCGCATGCGCAGCACCTTGCAGGATGCGCGCGACGCCAACATGAACATGCTGCGCATGTGGGGCGGCGGGCATTACCAGGACGACCACTTCTACGAGGTGGCCGACGAGCTGGGCATCATGATCTGGCAGGATTTCATGTTCGGTGGCGCGGTGCCTCCGTATGACGTGGAGTTCCGCGAGAACACGCGACAGGAGGCGATCGAACAGGTCAAACGCCTGCGTGATCACCCCAGCATCGTGTTGTGGTGCGGCAATAACGAGGTGCAGACCGGCTGGGAAAACTGGGGCGACCGGGTCAAGTTCAAGCAATCGCTGGACCCGGAAGAACGCACCCGCGTCGAACGCGGCATGACCACCCTGTTCGGCACCGTGTTCCGCGAAGTGGTGGCCACCTACGATAGCGACGTGCCGTACTGGGCCACCTCGCCGGGTACCGACTTCGACGGCGGTGCCGACCAGACCAACGATGGCGATATGCACTATTGGAAAGTGTGGGGCGGCCCCGCGCTGCCGGTGACCGAATACCTCAACGTCACCCCGCGCTTCATGTCCGAGTACGGCCTGCAGTCGTTCCCGGACATGCGCACCGTGCGCGTGTTTGCCGATGCGGCCGACATGGATCCGGAATCGCCGGTGATGCGCGCGCACCAGAAGTTCGACAAGGGCAATGGCAACAAGCGGCTGATGCTGTACATCCGCCGCGAATTCGGCGAGCCCAAGGATTTCGAAAGCTTCGTCTACCTGAGCCAGCTGATGCAGGCCGAAGGCATCAACCTGGCCGCCTCGCACCTGCGCGCCTCGCGTCCGCAGTCGATGGGCTCGCTGTACTGGCAGCTCAACGATGTCTGGCCAGGCGCGTCGTGGTCCAGCGTGGATTACTACGGCCGCTGGAAAGCACTGCAATATCACGCGCGCCGCTTCTATGCGCCGGAGCTGATCACCGCATTGCGCAACGACAAGGGCCAGACCGAGGTCTCGCTGATCTCCGATCGCACCACCGCCTTGAATGCACGCTGGCGCATGCGGGTGATGAGCATGGACGGCAAGGTGCTGAGCAAGCGCGAGCAGAAGACCACGGTCAAGCCGCTGAGCAGCCTGCAGGTGGGCAACTTCAGCGATGCGCAATTGCTGGGCAAGGCCGACCCCAAGCGCAGCTATGCGGTGTTCGAGTTGCTGGAGGGCGACACGCTGCTGTCGCGTGAAGTGGTGTTCTTCGCACCGGCCAAGCAGCTCGCACTTCCAACTGCGAAGGTCGACAGCCAATGGCGCGCCGATGGCGATGGCTATGCGCTGACCCTGACCAGCAACACGCTGGCGCGCGAGGTGTGGCTGTCGTTCGGCGACCTGGAGGTGAAGGTGGCCGATAACGCCTTCGACCTGCTGCCGGGCGAACCGCTGACGCTGCACGTGTCCAGCAAGCTGCCGATGACGCAGGTGCAGTCTGCGTTGCAGGTGCGCGATTTGGCATCGACGCTGGCCGGCGCTCCGCCGGAGCCGCCGGAGGCAGCGGCGGCGAAATGA